In Vibrio sp. 10N, the following proteins share a genomic window:
- a CDS encoding IS4 family transposase: MSIQNFFADFLEENPVDVAQLTTFSEHIPDEWVAKAASLSDKATIRRRRLPSDMVLWLIVGMAFFRNEPIAEVARRMNVCADGLADEELLAKSALTQARQRLGKAAPEWLFKQCGKTWGLERYPDDTWQGLQVFAVDGALFRTADTPELREHFGSGNTSSNRQTPHPVLRVVTMMNVRSHVIVDAAISPYRRGEIPLAMPFINALPDNSVTLLDKGFYGADLLLSLHNSGINRHWLLPAKKGVKYTLLDDKESSDMLVEMKTSPQARKKNPNLPEKWTVRAVTYEVQGKSKTVFTSLPRDKYDAQSVAELYHERWEIELGYRDIKSSMQHNALVLRSKTVDLVYQELWGLLLGYNLVRREASQAAVEHGRLPNEISFKYACQFIASQLKVMSKAVSLGNTPKRLKSLRGDLSILFIDKRPKPNRPRAVKISKTRYPVNRNAAPLK, encoded by the coding sequence ATGTCTATTCAAAACTTCTTTGCCGACTTCCTCGAAGAAAACCCTGTCGATGTAGCTCAGCTCACCACATTCTCTGAACATATTCCTGATGAGTGGGTCGCTAAAGCAGCCTCTCTGTCTGATAAAGCGACAATCCGTCGACGCCGACTACCGAGTGATATGGTTTTGTGGTTAATTGTTGGTATGGCTTTTTTCCGTAATGAACCCATTGCCGAAGTCGCACGGAGAATGAACGTCTGTGCTGATGGCCTTGCTGATGAAGAACTGTTGGCAAAGAGCGCTTTAACCCAAGCAAGACAGCGCTTAGGTAAAGCAGCACCAGAATGGCTGTTTAAGCAATGCGGAAAAACATGGGGGCTTGAGCGATACCCTGATGATACTTGGCAAGGCCTACAGGTTTTTGCTGTAGATGGTGCTCTTTTTAGAACAGCTGACACACCCGAATTAAGAGAACATTTTGGCTCTGGTAATACGTCTAGCAACAGGCAAACACCTCATCCAGTATTGAGGGTTGTGACAATGATGAATGTTCGCTCTCATGTCATCGTTGATGCAGCGATAAGCCCGTATCGCCGAGGTGAAATCCCTCTAGCGATGCCCTTCATCAACGCTTTACCAGACAACTCTGTGACATTACTGGATAAAGGGTTTTATGGAGCAGATTTACTACTTTCTCTTCACAACAGTGGAATAAATAGACATTGGCTTCTCCCTGCAAAGAAAGGAGTCAAATATACCCTACTGGACGATAAAGAAAGCAGTGACATGCTAGTAGAGATGAAGACCTCTCCACAGGCTCGTAAGAAGAACCCTAATCTTCCTGAGAAATGGACAGTCAGGGCGGTCACTTACGAGGTCCAAGGTAAATCCAAGACGGTGTTTACCTCTCTTCCTAGAGACAAGTATGACGCTCAATCCGTGGCAGAGCTTTATCATGAAAGGTGGGAGATAGAATTAGGTTATCGTGATATCAAGAGTTCGATGCAACATAACGCTTTAGTGTTGAGAAGCAAAACAGTCGATCTCGTCTATCAAGAGCTATGGGGACTGCTACTTGGTTATAACTTGGTGAGACGAGAAGCTAGTCAAGCCGCAGTTGAACACGGGCGCTTACCTAATGAAATAAGTTTTAAGTATGCTTGCCAATTTATAGCCAGCCAGCTCAAAGTGATGAGTAAAGCGGTATCCTTAGGTAACACGCCGAAACGCTTAAAGAGCCTTCGAGGCGACCTATCCATCCTCTTTATAGACAAACGCCCTAAGCCAAACCGGCCTAGGGCGGTAAAAATATCAAAAACCCGATACCCTGTTAATCGCAACGCTGCTCCTCTTAAATGA